The window TGTGCCAAcctgttttgctttatttcttagaATAAAGAAACTCTCTTACAAGAGAGTTTTATTTTGAGGGAGTAGGTAGACTTCCAGGAAATAACAGTGATATAAAAAGAGGAGCAGTATAACACTAAAAAATTAGCTTACTGTTGGCTGGTGAGAGAATCTTTAGAGCCTTATTAACTAGTTCTGGTCAATTAACTTTACAACTTCAAGGATACGTGATTTAATGGATTCTTTCCTCTAGGCCAGTAAGAGTCATCAGAATAGGCCTTTAGTGGAAGCTGGACAGTTAAAGCTATAGCAATTtagtaaaatgaataatattaCAAGAGGCCTAtgagaaatataaataagaaatgcTTTCAGTTTTGTGTATATGAAAATAGACTTTACAGTTTAATGttccttatttttcatttgtttcagcTCAAGGTAATACAGTACAAACAGCGTCTGTGAAACAAGTTTTAAATACTGTGGAACCTGAGTTATCAGATGGGGTGCTATCTCATAACTACACCAAACTTATTGTTCCCACCACCAGTGCCCCAGCCCTTGCACCcagttcagaaaaaaatgaagtgactaCATCTGTATTCTCTCCGTCACCTACTGCCATACCCCAAATGGAAATTGATGCTACTGAAGATACTAGAATAGAGGACGAGGAACTTCTTACACTTAACAGTTCTCCATCTGTAACCAAGGATGTTTTGGACAATGGGGATTATGGAGAACAAGACTATGACTGGACTCCCAATACCAGAGATGATACTGATGAGCAAATGCAAGAAAATACAGCTTATGCAGGATTTGAACAGACTGTTAATCTGAACAATTTTCATGAGACAAAATCCTTTAAGTCTGCATCATCAAATGTAGAGGAGGAAGacagccatttcttttttcatctcaTTATTTTTGCTCTTTTGATTGCTATTGTTTATATCACATATCACAACAAAAGAAAGGTGAGCTTGCGATTTCTTCACCTCTAGCATTGCATGTCAGAATcaagtttttttcaaatactctTGAATATCAAGTTAGTTACTTGTGTTTTGACCCATGTTGCCTATATAAAGTTTTGTTTCTGAACAGACTTACTTACCTTTTTGGTTCATATGATTGATACTTTGTTACATCTCCATAAAAGAGGATTTGAAACTAATTTTAGTCAGAATGGAAGAGTAATGCCGGGACACatgactactcttttttttttttttggataaaagtattttatttttttccagttacctgtaaagatagttctcaacatttgtttatacaaacttgccaatttcagatttttctcccttccccctcccctagacagcaggtaatctg is drawn from Dromiciops gliroides isolate mDroGli1 chromosome 2, mDroGli1.pri, whole genome shotgun sequence and contains these coding sequences:
- the C2H5orf15 gene encoding keratinocyte-associated transmembrane protein 2, which encodes MASVPARRTMEVALQERPPPRLREPLRRRPDLPARTLPLLLLLLLLVFPELLSAQGNTVQTASVKQVLNTVEPELSDGVLSHNYTKLIVPTTSAPALAPSSEKNEVTTSVFSPSPTAIPQMEIDATEDTRIEDEELLTLNSSPSVTKDVLDNGDYGEQDYDWTPNTRDDTDEQMQENTAYAGFEQTVNLNNFHETKSFKSASSNVEEEDSHFFFHLIIFALLIAIVYITYHNKRKIFLMVQSRKWRDGLCSKTVEYHRLDQNVNEAMPSLKITNDYIF